In the genome of Planctomycetaceae bacterium, the window GGCCTTCAAGCTCGACATCGACATCCCCCTCAAGTACGGCGTCGACCAGTGCGTCGGCGACACGCTAGCGGCCGGCGGCATCATGTACGGGCAGCGGAATATCCCCTGCATCCTGGACTTCTGCCGCGACATCCGCGAGGTGGCCCAGCCCAACGCCCTGTTCCTCAACTACGCCAACCCCAACGCGATGAACACCTGGGCGGCCAACCACCACGGCATGGTGCCGACGATCGGCCTCTGCCACGGCGTCATGGGCGGGCACTGGCAGATCACCGCGGTGATCGAGTTCCTGATCAACAAGGGCCGCAAGCCCGAGTCGAAAGGGTACAAGAAAGTCACGACCAAGGAAGTCGACATCATCTGCGCCGGCATCAATCACCAGACCTGGTACATCCAGGTGATCTACAACGGCGAGGACTGGTGCGACCGCCTGCTGGAAGGCTTCTCGAACCACCCGGCGTTCAAGGACAGCGAGAAGGTCCGCATCGACATGCTCAAGCGGTTCGGCTACTACTCCACCGAGAGCAACGGCCACCTCAGCGAGTACGTGCCGTGGTACCGCAAGCGGATGAAAGACATCAAGAACTGGATCAACCTCAATAGCTGGATCAACGGTGAGACCGGCGGATACCTGCGCGTCTGCACCGAAGGCCGCAACTGGTTCAATACCGACTTCCCGCAGTGGCTCAAGGGCGAGAACCCCATCAAGCCCGAGCATCGCGGGCACGAGCACGGCAGCTATATCATCGAAGGCCTCGAGACCGGCCGCTGCTACCGCGGGCACTTTAACGTCGTCAATGACGGCTGCATCACCAACCTGCCTGACGACGCGATCGTCGAGGTCCCCGGCTACGTCGACCGCAATGGCGTGAACATCCCGCAGGTCGGCGACCTGCCGCTGGGCTGCGCCGCCGTCTGCGACGTGTCGATCAACGTGCAGCGCCTGTCGGTCGAGGCGGCCGTGCATGGCGACGTCGACCTGCTCAAGCAGGCGATGATGATGGACCCGCTGACCGGCGCGGTGCTCGACCCCAACGAGATCTCGCAGATGACCGACGAGTGCCTGATCCGGATGGCCCAGTGGCTGCCCAACTACCGCAAGGCCATCCCGGCGGCGAAGAAGCGCTTCGCCAGCGAGAAGAAGCTCGCCTGGTACAAGGGCCAGGGCGCCGCGCGCATCCGCACCAAGAGCGTGGCCGAGATGAAGAAGAACGCCGAGGCCTCCCGCAAACGCGCCGCCGCCAGCGACAAAGCCGCCGGCGACCGCGCCGCCGCGTTGGCCAAGGCAAAGAAGAAGTGAGAAAAGTGGCGAGTGGTGGGTGGTGAGTGGTGAGAAAGAGAAGAACCTTCAACAGCGAATACTCACCACTCACAACTCACCACTCACCACTCACCACTACTCCCAATGTGGTTAAGCCCTTGTTCCAGGATCACTCATTATGAGCACTGTGCGCGAGAGACTCGAAACCGCCATGGCCGGCGGGACGCCGGACAAGACGCCGCTGGGCATCTACGGCTGGTTCCTGGGCGACACGAACAATCTCAGCGACGATGCCAAGGTGCTCGTTGACGCCGGCTTGGGGCTCATCGTCGGCGGCGGGACTGTCGGCTCCAAGTGCGAAGGCGTTGAGTGGTCCAACGAGCAGAAGAAGGAAGGCAACGACACCTTCTACATCCACAAGCTCAAGACGCCCGTGGGCGAGCTTCGCAAGGCCAGCAAGAACGGCTGGCATTATGAAGACTGGATCAAGCAGCCGGCCGACTACAAGGTCTGGCAGTGGATGGTCGAGCACACCGAGGTCTTCCCCAGCTACGAAGGCTACCTGGCGATGGAAGAGAGGCTCGGCCAGCGCGGCCTGCCCATCGTGGGCGCGGGGCGCACGCCGATCATGGAGATCAACATCGACATCGCCGGCACGGAACGCTTCTGCATGGACATCGCCATGGAAGTGCCCGAGCTGCTCGACTTGTACGAGGCCATGAAGAAGCTCCACCGCAAACGCGCCGAGATCATGGCCGCCGGCCCGGGCAAGATCATCTCCTACGTTGAGAATCTCACCATCGGCATGATCGGCCCCAAGCGATACAGCGACTTCATGGTCAGCATCTACAACGACTGCTTCCCGCTGTATCACGCCGCCGGCAAACTGGCGGCCGTGCATTACGACGGCGAGGTCAACTGCATCCGCAACGAGATCGCCGCGGCGCCCATGGACATCATGGAGTCGCTCACCGAGCCGCCTGAGGGCGACATGATGTACGAAGATTGCCGCCGCCTCTGGCCCAACAAGGCCTTCCTGGGCAACATCAACGTCGGCCTGTATTACAAGACCCGCGACGAGTTGGCCGCGGCCGTGGTCGACAAGAGAAACCGCGCCGGCAAGAATGGCCTGGCGTTCGAAGTCAGCGAAGACATGCCCCGCAACTGGAAGGACTCCATCCCGATCGTGCTCGAAACGCTCGAGCAGATGGACTAGGAAATGGAATGAAGGAATAGTGGAAGGCTGGAATGATGGGTTCTGGCGAGCGTGATGTTCCATTGCGAACCCAGTATTCCATCATTCCAGCATTCCATTCTTCCTGAAGTGCATAGCTAAGGATTGATCAGATGATCCGCGAACTGAAATACAAACCTGATTTCGGAAAGACCGTCGACCGCTTTGAGGCCTGGTGGCACCAGGAGATCATCGATCGGCCACCGATCATGTGCGGCTGTCGCCGCGTGTACGAAGCGCCCCAACCGCCCAAGAAAACCTTCGCCTCCGACAAGGAGCGTTGGTTCGACGTGGAATATCACGTTGATTCCGCCACCGCAGGCCTGGAAGGTCTCGAGTTCTTCGGTGACTCGTACCCGCTTTTCTGGCCGAACATGGGCCCAGAGATCGCGGCCGTGCCTTTCGGCGTTGACGTGCAGTTCGGCGACTGGACGACCTGGTCGATCCCGGTTGTGAAAAAGCCCGAGGACTGGCAGACGATCATCGACAAGCCGCTGGATTTCGAGAACCCCATCTGGAAGGCCATGGAGCGGATGGCCGACTACGCCATTAAGGTTTCCGACGGCAAGTTCGTCGTGGGCATCACCGACCTGCACGGCAACTACGACATTCTCGCGGCGTTGCGCGACCCGCAGCACCTGTGCATGGACTTGATCGACTGCCCGGAGCTGCTGGACAAGGCCTGCGAGAAGGCCGTCGCGTGTTACCTGGAATGTTTCGACCG includes:
- a CDS encoding alpha-glucosidase/alpha-galactosidase, translating into MAIKVAFIGAGSVGFTRGIMRDILAVPELADTQFGFTDINARNLDMVKQLCDKDIAVSKLPAKIVATTNRRKALEGADYVINCTRIGGLEAFKLDIDIPLKYGVDQCVGDTLAAGGIMYGQRNIPCILDFCRDIREVAQPNALFLNYANPNAMNTWAANHHGMVPTIGLCHGVMGGHWQITAVIEFLINKGRKPESKGYKKVTTKEVDIICAGINHQTWYIQVIYNGEDWCDRLLEGFSNHPAFKDSEKVRIDMLKRFGYYSTESNGHLSEYVPWYRKRMKDIKNWINLNSWINGETGGYLRVCTEGRNWFNTDFPQWLKGENPIKPEHRGHEHGSYIIEGLETGRCYRGHFNVVNDGCITNLPDDAIVEVPGYVDRNGVNIPQVGDLPLGCAAVCDVSINVQRLSVEAAVHGDVDLLKQAMMMDPLTGAVLDPNEISQMTDECLIRMAQWLPNYRKAIPAAKKRFASEKKLAWYKGQGAARIRTKSVAEMKKNAEASRKRAAASDKAAGDRAAALAKAKKK